In Humulus lupulus chromosome 6, drHumLupu1.1, whole genome shotgun sequence, a single genomic region encodes these proteins:
- the LOC133785644 gene encoding uncharacterized protein LOC133785644, producing MLEALKFPKNFTNLIMECVTTTLFSFSINGAHHGFLQAKRGLRQGDPISPLLFVIGMEYLTRILSKVAKAAEFKFHPRCQSLKLTHLCFADDLLLFCKGDYISAHLLLKGFKLFSNSSGLKANISKFAVYGAGMNSNTIDRLVALSGFQKCSLPFQYLGMKICAKRISKADCVSLVDKMVSRIRIWSSRNLSYAGRIVLINSVLLSINSYWSQLVILPRSIFQRIIQVCRAYLWKGVDWSCNPGHVSWSVICRSKSEGGLGFRDIALWNFCAMGKHVWDISSKKDNLWVKWVNTIYIKQGDWWNHVAPIDASWYWKRIVQVKDKLKSVFSHQEFHRFNFTIASLVSKLNIVAGRWQFAMIWDRFSYPKHRVIIWLALLDRLPTLDRIQRYKPLQSLVCLLCGNAVECHSHLFFSCCVSSKILVEIMQWCNIAYQGNNLKYLLKWIGKKKISQGRRKIFISIISALVYHIWHSRNYVLWNQISIPIVVIVRNIIHSVCERLFNINFSKFNRVDQNWVESLLRVCN from the coding sequence ATGCTTGAAGCCTTAAAGTTTCCAAAAAATTTTACCAATCTTATTATGGAGTGTGTTACTACGACTCTGTTTTCTTTCTCCATTAATGGTGCTCATCATGGTTTTCTTCAAGCTAAAAGAGGTTTACGTCAAGGCGATCCAATCTCGCCTCTTCTTTTTGTGATTGGTATGGAGTATTTGACTAGAATCTTAAGCAAGGTGGCTAAGGCGGCTGAGTTTAAATTTCATCCTCGATGCCAAAGTTTAAAGCTCACTCATCTTTGTTTTGCGGATGATCTTCTTTTATTCTGTAAAGGAGATTACATTTCTGCTCACTTATTGTTGAAAGGTTTTAAATTGTTTTCTAATTCCTCTGGTCTCAAAGCGAATATCAGTAAATTCGCGGTCTATGGGGCAGGTATGAATTCGAATACTATAGATAGACTTGTGGCTTTATCTGGTTTTCAGAAATGTAGCTTGCCTTTTCAGTATCTAGGCATGAAGATTTGTGCTAAAAGGATCTCTAAAGCTGACTGTGTGAGTTTGGTGGATAAGATGGTTAGTAGGATTAGAATTTGGAGCAGTAGGAATTTGTCTTATGCTGGTAGAATTGTGTTAATAAATTCAGTTCTTCTTTCTATAAACTCCTACTGGTCTCAATTAGTGATTCTCCCTCGTTCAATTTTCCAAAGAATTATACAAGTTTGTAGAGCTTATTTGTGGAAAGGGGTTGATTGGAGTTGTAATCCGGGCCATGTTTCTTGGTCTGTTATCTGCCGGTCTAAATCAGAGGGAGGATTGGGGTTTAGAGATATTGCCTTATGGAATTTTTGTGCCATGGGTAAACATGTTTGGGATATTTCCTCTAAGAAGGACAACTTATGGGTTAAATGGGTGAACACAATCTACATTAAACAAGGAGATTGGTGGAATCATGTAGCGCCGATAGATGCTAGCTGGTATTGGAAACGGATAGTACAAGTGAAAGATAAACTCAAATCTGTGTTTTCTCACCAAGAGTTTCACAGGTTCAATTTTACTATAGCGTCTCTAGTGTCTAAATTGAATATAGTTGCTGGCAGGTGGCAGTTTGCTATGATTTGGGACAGATTTTCTTATCCCAAACATAGAGTTATTATTTGGCTAGCTCTCCTTGACAGATTACCGACTCTTGATAGAATTCAGAGATATAAACCTCTTCAGAGTCTTGTTTGTTTGCTGTGTGGGAATGCTGTAGAGTGCCACTCGCACCTGTTTTTCTCTTGTTGTGTTAGTTCTAAAATCCTGGTTGAGATTATGCAGTGGTGTAATATAGCTTATCAAGGGAATAATCTCAAGTACCTGCTGAAGTGgattgggaaaaaaaaaatttctcaagGCAGAAGGAAGATTTTTATCAGCATAATTTCGGCTTTGGTTTACCATATTTGGCACAGTAGAAATTATGTTTTGTGGAACCAGATTAGTATTCCAATTGTTGTAATTGTTAGGAATATTATTCATAGTGTGTGTGAGAGgctttttaatataaatttcagTAAGTTCAATAGGGTAGATCAGAATTGGGTGGAATCTCTTCTGAGAGTTTGTAATTAA